A genome region from Hevea brasiliensis isolate MT/VB/25A 57/8 chromosome 7, ASM3005281v1, whole genome shotgun sequence includes the following:
- the LOC110632575 gene encoding phosphatidylinositol 4-phosphate 5-kinase 1 isoform X1, with protein sequence MQETLLGVFQPNSAADKEDKQIELLVPSPCHLVGTRTLSQPSCRRVNPTRGEITAVVSERILPNGDIYTGTLSGSVPHGKGKYLWYDGCMYEGEWKRGKACGNGKFSWPSGATYEGQFKDGRMDGHGTFIGLDGDTYKGQWLSDRKHGFGEKRYANGDVYQGWWRSNLQDGEGKYRWSNGNEYSGQWKHGVIDGKGVLICANGNRYEGLWENGVPKGKGVFTFSNGNNRNEGNFKDARKRSSVDSNVPRICIWELDGEAGDITCDIVDNLEASIMSYDDKDGDSNVNGNGKENHNARAREAGQCQKSPCSSADDDVKKPGQTISKGHKNYDLMLNLQLGIRYSVGKHDSMIRELRQCDFDPKEKYWTRFPPEGSKSTPPHQSVDFKWKDYCPMVFRHLRELFAIDPADYMVAICGNDALREFSSPGKSGSFFYLTQDDRFMIKTVKKSEVKVLIRMLPSYYQHVCQYKNSLVTKFFGVHCVKSVGGQKIRFIVMGNLFCSEYRIHKRFDLKGSSYGRATDKAEGQIDETTTLKDLDLNFIFRLERSWYQELIRQIYRDCEFLEAEGIMDYSLLIGLHFRDEVKMPLKVLYFEKRNMCQDKTSMRGYHLLPDMDWVMEGRGPFIRLGANMPARAVCVPRIELDQYAGGGGINSTPSQVVGEIFEVVLYFGIIDILQDYDISKKLEHAYKSLQVDATSISAVDPKLYSKRFRDFIHTIFVEDK encoded by the exons ATGCAAGAGACGCTCCTCGGTGTATTTCAACCCAACTCCGCCGCAGATAAAGAAGACAAACAAATCGAACTCCTTGTCCCGTCTCCTTGCCACTTGGTGGGCACCCGGACCCTATCGCAGCCCAGCTGCCGGCGCGTGAATCCCACGCGCGGCGAAATCACAGCCGTTGTTTCTGAAAGGATCCTCCCCAACGGCGACATTTACACCGGGACTTTGTCCGGTAGCGTGCCTCACGGGAAGGGAAAGTACCTGTGGTATGATGGCTGCATGTACGAAGGTGAGTGGAAGAGAGGCAAAGCCTGCGGGAATGGCAAGTTCTCATGGCCGTCAGGAGCCACATACGAGGGCCAGTTTAAGGACGGCCGGATGGACGGTCACGGCACGTTTATAGGCCTCGACGGTGACACATACAAAGGGCAGTGGCTGTCAGACCGGAAGCACGGCTTTGGTGAGAAGCGGTACGCCAATGGAGATGTGTACCAAGGCTGGTGGAGGTCCAACTTGCAGGATGGTGAAGGGAAGTACAGGTGGAGCAATGGGAACGAATACTCCGGCCAGTGGAAGCATGGGGTGATTGATGGAAAGGGTGTTTTGATTTGTGCCAACGGGAACAGATATGAAGGGCTGTGGGAAAATGGTGTTCCTAAAGGGAAAGGGGTCTTCACTTTTTCTAATGGGAATAACAGAAATGAAGGGAATTTCAAGGATGCTAGGAAGAGGTCGTCTGTGGATTCCAATGTTCCCAGGATTTGTATATGGGAATTGGATGGAGAAGCTGGAGATATTACCTGCGATATTGTTGACAATTTGGAGGCTTCAATAATGTCATATGATGATAAAGATGGTGACAGTAATGTTAATGGTAATGGTAAGGAGAATCACAATGCCAGAGCAAGAGAGGCTGGGCAGTGCCAGAAAAGCCCTTGTAGCTCTGCTGATGATGATGTTAAGAAACCAGGGCAAACGATTTCAAAAGGGCATAAGAATTATGATCTAATGCTTAACCTTCAATTGGGTATCAG GTATTCTGTGGGGAAGCATGACTCGATGATAAGGGAACTGAGGCAATGTGATTTTGATCCCAAGGAGAAGTATTGGACGAGGTTTCCACCGGAAGGATCAAAATCTACGCCGCCACATCAGTCAGTTGACTTCAAATGGAAGGATTACTGTCCCATGGTTTTCAG ACATCTGAGGGAATTGTTTGCAATAGATCCGGCGGATTACATGGTAGCTATTTGTGGAAATGATGCACTTAGGGAATTTTCTTCCCCTGGAAAGAGTGGAAGCTTCTTTTACCTGACGCAAGACGACAGATTTATGATAAAAACTGTGAAGAAATCCGAAGTTAAG GTTCTCATTAGGATGCTTCCAAGTTATTACCAACATGTTTGCCAGTACAAGAACTCCTTAGTAACAAAGTTCTTTGGTGTACATTGTGTGAAATCAGTTGGAGGTCAAAAG ATCCGTTTTATTGTAATGGGCAATTTGTTTTGTTCCGAGTACCGTATCCATAAACGCTTTGACCTGAAGGGTTCTTCTTATGGCCGCGCTACTGACAAAGCTGAGGGACAAATTGATGAGACAACCACACTTAAAGACCTGGATCTTAATTTCATTTTTCGCCTTGAACGGTCATGGTATCAAGAACTCATCAG GCAAATATATAGAGATTGTGAGTTCTTAGAAGCTGAAGGGATCAtggattatagtcttttaattggTCTTCACTTCCGTGATGAGGTGAAGATGCCACTAAAAGTCCTTTATTTTG AAAAAAGAAATATGTGTCAGGATAAGACCTCAATGCGAGGTTATCACCTGCTGCCAGATATGGATTGGGTTATGGAAGGACG GGGCCCATTTATCCGGCTGGGGGCGAACATGCCTGCGAGAGCGGTGTGTGTGCCAAGAATAGAGTTAGACCAGTACGCAGGTGGTGGAGGCATCAATTCAACACCTTCACAGGTTGTTGGTGAGATCTTTGAGGTGGTTCTCTACTTTGGTATCATTGACATTCTCCAAGATTATGATATAAGCAAAAAGCTAGAACATGCATACAAGTCCTTGCAAGTGGATGCCACGTCGATCTCAGCTGTTGATCCAAAGCTATATTCAAAAAGGTTCCGGGATTTCATACACACAATCTTTGTGGAGGACAAGTGA
- the LOC110632575 gene encoding phosphatidylinositol 4-phosphate 5-kinase 1 isoform X2 — MQETLLGVFQPNSAADKEDKQIELLVPSPCHLVGTRTLSQPSCRRVNPTRGEITAVVSERILPNGDIYTGTLSGSVPHGKGKYLWYDGCMYEGEWKRGKACGNGKFSWPSGATYEGQFKDGRMDGHGTFIGLDGDTYKGQWLSDRKHGFGEKRYANGDVYQGWWRSNLQDGEGKYRWSNGNEYSGQWKHGVIDGKGVLICANGNRYEGLWENGVPKGKGVFTFSNGNNRNEGNFKDARKRSSVDSNVPRICIWELDGEAGDITCDIVDNLEASIMSYDDKDGDSNVNGNGKENHNARAREAGQCQKSPCSSADDDVKKPGQTISKGHKNYDLMLNLQLGIRYSVGKHDSMIRELRQCDFDPKEKYWTRFPPEGSKSTPPHQSVDFKWKDYCPMVFRHLRELFAIDPADYMVAICGNDALREFSSPGKSGSFFYLTQDDRFMIKTVKKSEVKVLIRMLPSYYQHVCQYKNSLVTKFFGVHCVKSVGGQKGSSYGRATDKAEGQIDETTTLKDLDLNFIFRLERSWYQELIRQIYRDCEFLEAEGIMDYSLLIGLHFRDEVKMPLKVLYFEKRNMCQDKTSMRGYHLLPDMDWVMEGRGPFIRLGANMPARAVCVPRIELDQYAGGGGINSTPSQVVGEIFEVVLYFGIIDILQDYDISKKLEHAYKSLQVDATSISAVDPKLYSKRFRDFIHTIFVEDK, encoded by the exons ATGCAAGAGACGCTCCTCGGTGTATTTCAACCCAACTCCGCCGCAGATAAAGAAGACAAACAAATCGAACTCCTTGTCCCGTCTCCTTGCCACTTGGTGGGCACCCGGACCCTATCGCAGCCCAGCTGCCGGCGCGTGAATCCCACGCGCGGCGAAATCACAGCCGTTGTTTCTGAAAGGATCCTCCCCAACGGCGACATTTACACCGGGACTTTGTCCGGTAGCGTGCCTCACGGGAAGGGAAAGTACCTGTGGTATGATGGCTGCATGTACGAAGGTGAGTGGAAGAGAGGCAAAGCCTGCGGGAATGGCAAGTTCTCATGGCCGTCAGGAGCCACATACGAGGGCCAGTTTAAGGACGGCCGGATGGACGGTCACGGCACGTTTATAGGCCTCGACGGTGACACATACAAAGGGCAGTGGCTGTCAGACCGGAAGCACGGCTTTGGTGAGAAGCGGTACGCCAATGGAGATGTGTACCAAGGCTGGTGGAGGTCCAACTTGCAGGATGGTGAAGGGAAGTACAGGTGGAGCAATGGGAACGAATACTCCGGCCAGTGGAAGCATGGGGTGATTGATGGAAAGGGTGTTTTGATTTGTGCCAACGGGAACAGATATGAAGGGCTGTGGGAAAATGGTGTTCCTAAAGGGAAAGGGGTCTTCACTTTTTCTAATGGGAATAACAGAAATGAAGGGAATTTCAAGGATGCTAGGAAGAGGTCGTCTGTGGATTCCAATGTTCCCAGGATTTGTATATGGGAATTGGATGGAGAAGCTGGAGATATTACCTGCGATATTGTTGACAATTTGGAGGCTTCAATAATGTCATATGATGATAAAGATGGTGACAGTAATGTTAATGGTAATGGTAAGGAGAATCACAATGCCAGAGCAAGAGAGGCTGGGCAGTGCCAGAAAAGCCCTTGTAGCTCTGCTGATGATGATGTTAAGAAACCAGGGCAAACGATTTCAAAAGGGCATAAGAATTATGATCTAATGCTTAACCTTCAATTGGGTATCAG GTATTCTGTGGGGAAGCATGACTCGATGATAAGGGAACTGAGGCAATGTGATTTTGATCCCAAGGAGAAGTATTGGACGAGGTTTCCACCGGAAGGATCAAAATCTACGCCGCCACATCAGTCAGTTGACTTCAAATGGAAGGATTACTGTCCCATGGTTTTCAG ACATCTGAGGGAATTGTTTGCAATAGATCCGGCGGATTACATGGTAGCTATTTGTGGAAATGATGCACTTAGGGAATTTTCTTCCCCTGGAAAGAGTGGAAGCTTCTTTTACCTGACGCAAGACGACAGATTTATGATAAAAACTGTGAAGAAATCCGAAGTTAAG GTTCTCATTAGGATGCTTCCAAGTTATTACCAACATGTTTGCCAGTACAAGAACTCCTTAGTAACAAAGTTCTTTGGTGTACATTGTGTGAAATCAGTTGGAGGTCAAAAG GGTTCTTCTTATGGCCGCGCTACTGACAAAGCTGAGGGACAAATTGATGAGACAACCACACTTAAAGACCTGGATCTTAATTTCATTTTTCGCCTTGAACGGTCATGGTATCAAGAACTCATCAG GCAAATATATAGAGATTGTGAGTTCTTAGAAGCTGAAGGGATCAtggattatagtcttttaattggTCTTCACTTCCGTGATGAGGTGAAGATGCCACTAAAAGTCCTTTATTTTG AAAAAAGAAATATGTGTCAGGATAAGACCTCAATGCGAGGTTATCACCTGCTGCCAGATATGGATTGGGTTATGGAAGGACG GGGCCCATTTATCCGGCTGGGGGCGAACATGCCTGCGAGAGCGGTGTGTGTGCCAAGAATAGAGTTAGACCAGTACGCAGGTGGTGGAGGCATCAATTCAACACCTTCACAGGTTGTTGGTGAGATCTTTGAGGTGGTTCTCTACTTTGGTATCATTGACATTCTCCAAGATTATGATATAAGCAAAAAGCTAGAACATGCATACAAGTCCTTGCAAGTGGATGCCACGTCGATCTCAGCTGTTGATCCAAAGCTATATTCAAAAAGGTTCCGGGATTTCATACACACAATCTTTGTGGAGGACAAGTGA